A region of the Gemmatimonadota bacterium genome:
TCCGCCCGCGTGCGAGCCGCTTCGCCTTTCGGAAGAGCGCGTCGACATTTTCCCGGGCGTCGAGTTTCGGATCCAGCGGGATGGAGACTTCGCCCGACCCGTCAAAGGCGGGCAGCCGGGCAACCTCCATTCCGCGGCGCACTTCGCCCGGCCGAGACGCCAGAAGTTCCGCCTGTGCGCGGATTTCCTCCGCGCGGTCGGCCTCCACGATCCGCTCGCCGACCTTCCGCAGCGTTCGGGCCGCGCGCTTTCGTCTCCGCGAAACGGCCCGCCGGATCTCTGTCGCGACCGACTCCCGGCTGCCGTCCGCTTCGGGTTCCCCCCATCGCCGGGCGGCTTCGGCCGATGGACTCCCGCCCTCCCACGGCGTGGCGTCCTCTTCGCCCGCTCCCGCCGCCGGTCCGGCCCCCGGGGGGGTATACGCGACCCCCGGCACGACTTGCCGGGACCGCTCCTTCCCGTCAAATGTCCGAACGCATCCGAGAACCCGGTTCCCGCTGCCGATCAGCACGAGGTTTGCGAATCGTGGAATCAGCTCCCCAACGAGTACCAGCTCCGGGTGGGTTTCGTCCTCCCGATCGAAGCGAAGGCGCACCACGCGCCCGCCGGGCTCTCGCTCCAGATCCCGCAGGACCGCGCCCTTGAGCGGCGCACCCATCGGGCCGGTCGTCTTGCGCAGCGGGGCGGGCACGGACCCGACTTCCGCGAGCCGCAGATGGTTCCAGTCCGGGTGCGCCGAGAGATACAGCCCGTCGCGCGGCCCGGAAAAGCGCAGAAAGAGGCCGTATCGGCCCCCGCGGTCGATCCGCGAGACCTCTTTTCCGGCGAAGGCGTGCCGGATTTCCTGGAGGATTGCCTCGATCAGGTCTGGATCCATGCGCGGCAGTATACGCACACCACGGCGTGGCGTCCGTGTCTTCCCGGCGGTTGCGTCGCTTGACCGGGCGAGGTTCGCTGCCGTATGCTCCCCCGTCCCCTGCCCACCTGTTTCCCGGAGGCCCCCGTGAT
Encoded here:
- a CDS encoding NFACT RNA binding domain-containing protein; amino-acid sequence: MRILPRMDPDLIEAILQEIRHAFAGKEVSRIDRGGRYGLFLRFSGPRDGLYLSAHPDWNHLRLAEVGSVPAPLRKTTGPMGAPLKGAVLRDLEREPGGRVVRLRFDREDETHPELVLVGELIPRFANLVLIGSGNRVLGCVRTFDGKERSRQVVPGVAYTPPGAGPAAGAGEEDATPWEGGSPSAEAARRWGEPEADGSRESVATEIRRAVSRRRKRAARTLRKVGERIVEADRAEEIRAQAELLASRPGEVRRGMEVARLPAFDGSGEVSIPLDPKLDARENVDALFRKAKRLARGRTKLDEQRAAQEEAIAKADAVLAELDANPGAAFLAKAGEEFLRDPPPAATSPQAGGDGKAAGLPAGFRPRVYLLPGDWEVWVGRSARQNDELTHRHASPRDLWFHARGAEGSHVVLRHASGKGEPSRETIRATAAIAAHYSKQRNAGVVPVAYTEKRYVRRPRKAPPGTASMIREKVVFVRPGLP